The Primulina tabacum isolate GXHZ01 chromosome 16, ASM2559414v2, whole genome shotgun sequence genome window below encodes:
- the LOC142528405 gene encoding uncharacterized protein LOC142528405: MELQDAYRVRCATFLLTRDARLWWESASVSVNLQTLTWEGYKEVFYSKYFTEELCSCLTKDFMTLQQGERSVAEFVRKFERGCHFMPIIANDSREKLRCFIDGLRPILHRGIRVAGPTTYIVVVSRALAAEQDQKDIENDRQGKRPYQAPQQQQFKRPFQGQQGKRTFQIPSKGKVPIPQGKATQKTGEYPMCSKCNRQHMGHCLWGLGKCFKGGASDHMLKDCQQWRQPTQRRVFAMHAEEAKPDTTLLAGNIFIKRVATKALLDSGATHSSISETFANYLGVKSIGLHVRYSVTVPSREELLATSMKELNMRKRWWLELVKDYDCEIRYHQEKATVVADALSRKVAVVAQLSAQRSFQ; this comes from the exons atggagctgcaggatgcataTAGAGTTAGATGCGCCACCTTTCTGTTGACTagggacgccagactgtggtgggagagcgcgtctGTATCAGTGAATTTGCAGACTCTTACTTGGGAGGGTTACAAGGAAgtgttttactccaagtacttcactgaggaattATGCTCCTGCCTAACCAAGGATTTCATGACTTTGCAACAGGGAGAACGTAGCGTGGCAGAGTTCGTAagaaagtttgagagggggtgtcacttcatGCCCATAATTGCGAACGATTCCAGGGAAAAGCTGAGGTGTTTCATTgatggtttacggccgatcttgcaccgtgGTATTCGAGTGGCAGGTCCTACTACTTATATTGTTGTCGTGtcgagagccttggcggcagagcaggaccagaaagACATCGAgaatgacaggcagggcaagaggccctatcaggcgccCCAACAACAGCAATTCAAAAGGCCTTTCCAAGGACAGCAGGGAAAGAGGACGTTTCAAATACCGTCGAAAGGAAAAGTTCCTATACCGCAAGGGAAGGCTACTCAGAAGACTGGTGAGTATCCAATGTGCTCGAAATGCAACCGCCAACATATGGGGCATTGTTTATGGGGTTTGGGAAAATGCTTCAAGGGTGGAGCCAGTGATCACATGCTGAAGGACTGCCAGCAGTGGAGACAGCCAACCCAgaggagagtgttcgccatgcatgccgaggaggcgaaACCAGACACGACCCTACTAGCTG GAAATATCTttataaagagagtagccacgaaggccttgttaGATTctggggccactcactcttctATCTCAGAGACGTTCGCTAACTATTTGGGTGTCAAATCCATTGGACTCCACGTGAGATACTCCGTGACGGTTCCATCAAGGGAGGAGTTATTAGCTACTAGCATG aaagaactgaacatGAGAAAAAGatggtggttggagttagtaaaagactacgattgtgaaattagatACCACCAAGAGAAAGCTactgttgtggcagatgctttgagcaggaaggtAGCAGTCGTAGCGCAGCTGTCAGCGCAAAGATCTTTTCAGtaa